The Planctomycetia bacterium genome contains the following window.
GTGCGGCAGCATCGGCGCGTACCAGACGAAGAACGGTTTTCCTTCCGCGCGGCAGGCGGTCGCGAAGTCGTAGACCGGCTGCATCGTCTCGCGGCCGATCGTCAGCCCGTCGTCGCCGTGCCGTGCCCCCTTCGTCATGCCGGCGTCGAACCCGCCGCGCCGAAAGTCCCCCTGCCACCACTTGCCCGTCTGCAGCGAGCGATAGCCCGCCGTGCCGAGCGCGGCCGGCAGCGTCGGGAAGGCCTCCAGCATCCGGTTCATCCGTTCGCGGCCGGCTGCGAACGCCTCTCTGCCCGCGGGCGACTCGCGGGGTTGGCCGGCATGCTCCGGCGGGTCGTTGCCCACGATGCCGTGCTCGTGCGGGTAGCGGCCGGTGATCAGGCTGGCCAGGCTGGGGCAGCACAGGCTGCTCGGCACGTAGCCGCGCGTAAAGACGAGGCTTTCCCGGGCGAGCCGGTCGAGGTTGGGCGTGCGGAGAGTTGCATGCCCTATGAATCCGTAGTCGCCCCAGTGCTGGTCGTCGGAGACGATGAGCACGACGTTGGGCGGCGCGGCGCCGGCCAGCGCCGCACATGCGGCCAGGGCGAACCAGAGCGTCGATCGGACGGCGGCGTGCGCGACCATGGCCAACATGGGCTTGCCATCCGCGCGATGCGCACCGGCGCACGGGAGGACGACGAGGAATTTCAGCCTATAGTACGGCTGTGAGCCACGACACGAAAACCCTCATTCTCGTCCCGACGGAACTGGAGCGCAGCCGGCTGCGGGCGGACCTCGGGCCGTCGTGCCTGGCTGCCGACCGCCTCGAGCTCTGCGGCTTCGGCCCAGTGGCCGCCGCGGCCCGCACGGCCACACTGTTGGCCCGCGACCGGCCCGCCCGGGTGCTCCTCGTGGGCATCGCCGGGGCGATCGACGCGGGCATCCCCCTTGGTGCCGCGCGGCGATTCGCCGCCGTCGCCTGCCACGGCGTCGGCGCGGGAACCGCCGCGGATTTTGCCCCGGCCGGCGCCCTCGGCTGGCCGCACTGGCCCGGCGACGACGGCTCGCCGCCGATCGGCGACTCGATCCCCCTCGACGCGCCGGGCGACGCGGGCGACGCCGGCCTGCTCCTGCTCACGGTCTGCGCGGCGTCGGGCTCCGCCGCCGACGTCGCCGAGCGCCGCCGGCTGTTTCCCGCTGCCGTGGCCGAAGACATGGAGGGATTCGGCGTGGCCCTCGCCTGCCGCCTCCACGGCGTGCCGTGCGCGATCATCCGCGGGATCTCGAACGTCGCCGGCGATCGCGACACGTCCCGCTGGGCGACGGCCGAGGCGCTGGCGGTCGCGGCGGCGCTCGCGCATGCATTCCTCGCGGAGGCATAGATGGGCCGGACCATTCGCCTCGGCATCTCGACCTGCCCGAACGACACCTTCGCCTTCCACGGCCTGCTCACCGGCGCCGTCGATCGGCGCGGCCTCGACTTCGACGTGCGGCTGCTCGACATCGAGCAGCTCAACGAAGGGCTGTTTCGCGGCGAATTCGACGTCGCCAAGGCGAGCTTTCATGCCGTCCTGCACGTGGCCGCCGACCACGTCGTCCTGCCGAGCGGCTCGGCGCTCGGCTTCGGCGTCGGCCCCCTGCTCCTGGCGGCCCGGCCGGGCACGGTTCCCACGGGCCCCGACCAGCTCACGCTCTGCCCGGGGCGGCACACCACCGCCGCGCTCCTGAGCGCCGTCTTCCATCCGGGCACGGCCCGCGTCGAGCACGTCGTGTTTTCCGACATCATGCCGGCGCTCGTGGCGGGCCGGGCCGACTTCGGGGTCTGCATTCACGAGGGACGGTTCACCTGGCAGCGGCACGGGCTTTCGCTCGTGGAGGACCTGGGGACGCGCTGGGAGGCGGAGACAAAGTGCCCGCTGCCGCTCGGAGGGATCGTGGCCAGCCGGCGGCTCGACGCCGGCACGATCGCCGCCGTGCAGGGGGTGATCCACGACTCGCTGCGGCTCGCGCGCGCCGATCCAGCGGCGGCCCTGCCGACGATGCGGGCCCATGCCCGCGAGCAGGAAGACGACGTGATCATGCGGCACGTCGACCTGTACGTGAACGAGTGGACCGTGGACCTCGGCGCCACGGGCCGCCGGGCGCTCGACGAGTTTTCCAAAAGGGCAGCGGCCGTCGGACTTGGTTCTAACGGCCGCTTGGAAGTGTTTGCGGGCTGATGCCCCGCGTTCTCGCAATCCTCACGAGCCTCGGGTGAGCCCGGTCACGGCGTCGCCGGCAGGGCCGGTTTCTCGTGTGGCCCGCCGCCGTCAATCGAATCCCCTGGCGGATCCGATCCGGGAAAGTGCAACCCCTCACAGGCAGCTGCCACCGCCGGGCAGTCGCTTGCGCAGGAAGTTCATCCGCTTCTCAATCGGCAGTGCCAGCCGGCGGCGGATGAGCGCAAGGGGCTGACGTCCATGACGGGATCGTACCATCACGTGAGCAGTGACGTCGCGTCGGCTCATGCCCGCGGCCGAGGCCACCCACGTGGCGTGCCAGGCTTTCAGCGCGGGCGGGGCGCGGCGACCGGCTGCTCCCAGGCGGCCAGCGGCACGCAGCTGCAGAACAGGTTGCGGTCGCCGTGGACGTTGTCCACCCGGCCCACCGGCGGCCAGTACTTCGACCGGCGCAGGGCCGCCACCGGGAAGGCGGCGGTCTCGCGCGGATACGGGTGCGGCCACTCGTTGCCGGCCACCGTGGCCGCGGTGTGCGGAGCGTGCTTGAGCGGGTTGTCGTCCTGCGGCCACTCCCCCGCCTCGATCCGGGCGATCTCCGCGCGGATCGCGACCATCGCCTCCACGAACCGGTCGAGCTCGGCGAGCGGCTCGCTCTCCGTCGGCTCGACCATCAGCGTCCCCGGCACCGGGAAGCTCAAGGTCGGGGCGTGAAAGCCGTAGTCGATGAGCCGCTTGGCCACGTCCTCGGCCGTGACGCCGCTGGTCTCCTTGAGCGGCCGGAGGTCGAGGATGCACTCGTGGGCCACGCGGCCGCCGGCGCCGGCGTAGAGCGTGGGGAAGTGGCCGCGGAGCCGGACGCTCACGTAGTTGGCCGCGAGGATCGCCGCCTCCGTCGCGTGCACGAGCCCCTCGGCGCCCATCATCCGGCAATACATCCAGCTGATCGGCAGCACCGCGGCGTTGCCCAGCGGCGCGGCCGACACGGCGCCGACGTCGCTCGGCGGCAGGCCGCCGGCAACATGCCCGGGGAGGAACGGCACGAGGTCCTCGACCACGCACACCGGGCCCACGCCCGGGCCGCCGCCGCCGTGCGGAATGCAGAACGTCTTGTGGAGGTTCAGGTGGCTGACATCGCCGCCGAACCGGCCGGGGGCCGCGAGGCCGACGAGCGCGTTCATGTTGGCCCCGTCGACGTACACCCGGCCGCCGTGCCGGTGGACGATGTCGCAGAGCGCGCGGATCGACGTCTCGAAGACGCCGTGCGTGCTCGGGTAGGTGATCATCACCGCGGCCAGCCGGTCGGCATGCTGCCGGCACTTTTCCCCGAGCTCGGCCAGATCGACGTTGCCCTGGGCGTCGCAGCCGGTGACCACGACCTGCATGCCCACCATCTGGGCGCTGGCCGGATTGGTGCCGTGGGCGCTGGCCGGGATGATGCAGACGTCGCGCTGCCCCTGGCCGCGCGACCGCTGCCAGGCCTGGATCGCAAGCAAACCGGCGTATTCCCCCTGGCTGCCGGCATTGGGCTGGAGGCTGATCCCGGCGTAGCCGGTCGCCGCGGTCAACCAGCGGCGCAGGAGCGTTTCGAGCTCCGCGTAGCCCTGCCGCTGGTCGGCCGGCGCGAAGGGGTGCACGTGGGCGAACTCGGGCCACGTGATCGGGATCATCTCGCTCGTGGCGTTGAGCTTCATCGTGCAGCTGCCGAGCGGGATCATGCTCCGGTCGAGCGCCAGGTCCCTGTCGGACAGAGAGCGGATGTACCGCAGCATCGCCGTCTCGGAATGGTGCGTGTGGAACACCGGATGGATGAGAAACTCGCTCGACCGGCGCAGGGCCGCCGGGATCAGCGGCGCGGCCTCCCGCTCCACGGCGGCGCGGTCGGGAAGCGGCTGCCCGGCGGGGGCGAACACGCGCATCAGCCGCGCGACGTCATCGGCGGTCGTCGTTTCGTCGAGCGCGATCGCCAGCGTGCCGGCGTCGAGCACGCGCAGGTTCATCCCCAGGTCGCGGGCCCGGGCCGCGAGGGCCGTGGTCTGATCGCCCGTGTCGAGGCACAGCGTGTCGAAGGCCTGTGCATGGCGCAGGCGGACGCCGAGCCGGCCGAGGCCGGCCGCGAGGGTCGCCGTCAGCCGCGACACACGCTCCGCGATCCGCGTCAGGCCGGCGGGGCCGTGGTACACCGCATACATGCTCGCCACGACGGCGGGCAAAACCTGCGCCGTGCAGATGTTGGAGGTTGCCTTCTCGCGCCGGATGTGCTGCTCGCGGGTCTGGAGGGCGAGCCGATAGGCCGGGCCGCCGTGGGCGTCGATGCTGACGCCGACGAGCCGGCCTGGAAGGGACCGCTTCAGCTCGTCGCGGCAGGCGAGGTAGGCGGCATGCGGGCCGCCGCAGCCCATCGGCATGCCGAACCGCTGCGTGCTGCCGACGACGATGTCGGCGCCCCACTCGCCCGGGGGCGCGAGGAGCACGAGGGCCAGCGGGTCGGCGGCCACGCAGAGCAGCGCCTGCCGGGCGTGGACCTTCTCGGCGAGGCCGCGTTGGTCGTCGAGGCCGCCGTCGGTGGCCGGATACTGGACGAGCGCGCCGAAGCAGTCGTGGCTCTCGACGAGGGCGGCGACGTCGCCGACGACGAGCTCGATGCCCAGCGGCCGGGCCCGGGTGGCGAGCACCTCGAGCGTCTGCGGGTGGCAGCGTCGGTCGGCGAGAAACACCGGGCTCTTCGCCGCGGCTGAGCGGCGGGCGAGCGTCATCGCCTCGGCGGCGGCGGTGGCCTCGTCGAGCATCGACGCGTTGGCGATCGGCATGCCGGTGAGGTCGCAGACCATGGTCTGGAAATTGACCAGCGCCTCCATCCGGCCCTGGCTGATCTCGGCCTGGTACGGCGTGTAGGCCGTGTACCAGGCGGGATTCTCCAGGATGTTCCGCAGGATCACACCCGGCGTGTGCGTGCCGTGGTAGCCCTGGCCGATGAAGCTCTTGAGGAGCCGGTTGCGGGCCGCGATCCCCTTCAGTTCCTCGAGCGCCGCCGCCTCGGTGGCGGCCGCGGGCAGGTCCATGCGGTCGTGCCGGGCGATGCTCTCCGGCACGATCTCGGCGATCAGCGCGGGCAGCGAGGCCGCGCCAACGACGTCGAGCATCTGCCGCTCGTCGGCGGCGGAGAGACCGATGTGGCGGGCCTCGAACTCTGAGGGGCCGGCGTGATCGACCCGCGGTGCGGGGGCGGGACGATCGGCGGCCGCGGAGGGGGACTCGGCCCGGCGGGCCGTGAGCAGGTCTGACATGACAGGGCTCCCGATGCGCTGGCGCCGGCGGAGCCGGAGCCCGGAACCCTGTTGTCCTGGAACCTGAGAGATTCACCGCGGCCGGCGGCCGAGGCTTGCCCCTTCGGTGGCCGCGGGCCTTCCGGCCCGGGGCACTCTCCAACAGTGGGTGGTGTCAGTCCTTTTGCCTGAGCGTTCAGCCTTCGGCGGTCTTGCGACTCTCTCCTGACTCAAGAAGTCTAGCCGGCGGTCCCGGGGCCGACAATCGCGCGCCCGCTCCGGCTCCAATCCGGCCCCGAAAACCGGCATCCCCGCCCTGCCCTGCCGCACTTCCTCACCAACCTGTTCGACGCGCCAGAGCATGCGATCGTCGTCGGCCGCGGGCGATCCTCAGACGGCGAGGGGATTTCGCCAACGAACACCGGGGAAGCGACCGAAATCGAGGTCCGAGGTGTGGACCTCGGCCCGATATTCGATCGCCAGTGCGGCAATGTGGGCGTCGGTGGTCAGGGCTCCGCCGACGCCGACGGATCGCAGGCATTGCAACAGGGACGCGAGGTGGCCCTCCCCGGGTGAGATCAGTCTCACCGGCCGTGCCGTGAACCAGCGTTCGACCCGGCGGCAACTGTCGTCCACCGACAGGGGATGGGCGAGGATGCGCGTGGACGTCGTCAGCCGAAGAAAGGCCAGGATCACGACGACCGGGATTCCGACGTCGGCGTCGCCGGCCAGGAGCCCCTTCCACCAGGCCCTGGCCGCGGCGTGTTCCGGATCCGCCTGATTGTGGGCGTAGATGATCAGGTTGGCGTCGGGAATGATCATGACCGCCGCATCGCCCGATCGGCATCGCGGTCGGCCTCGATCTCGTCGGCCATCTGCTGCAGTCGCCGCCGGTCAACGCCGGGCTGGTAGGCCGACCGAAAGGCTAGCACCTCGACCGACTGCCGTTTGCGCGGGCCGAGGCCGGCGAGCCCGCGGCGTATCGCATCGTTGATGACCTGCTTGAAACTGACGTGCCGCCGGGCGACTTCCTTGCGCAGCAGGGCCGCGGTGTCCGGGTCGAGCGTGACGGTCGTCCTCATGGAAGCATCTTAGCATCACCTTATGTGACGACAAGATGCTCACGTGAACGCAGCCAACCGCAGCCGCGCCGCAGTGTGGCCGTCGATCACGACCCAGCCCCCGGCTTGCGTCCAAGCCCGGCTCACGTCCCGGCCGTGGCGGCGCGGATCCCGGCCTCGGCCGCGGCGGCGAGGCGGTCGATCTCTTCGAGCGACACGCACAAGGGGGGCATGATCACGACCACGTCGCCGAGCTGGCGGAAGAGCGCGCCATGCTGCCGGGCCGCCAGGCAGGCGCGGGTGCCGCGCCTCTCCTGCCAGGCATACGGCCGGCCGGACGTCTTGTCGGCCACGAGGTCGAGGCCGACCACGAAGCCGCACTGGCGGACGGCGCCGACATGGTCGAGCCGGCCGAGCCGTGCGGCATGCTCGCGCAACCGGGCGATCTTGGGCGGCAGCAACTCGAGCACGCGGTCCTCGCGAAACACGTCGAGCGACGCCAGCCCCACGGCCGCGGCCAAGGGATTGCCGCCGTAGGTGTGGCCGTGAAAAAATGTCCGCCGGTCGCCGTGCGGCCCGAGGAACGCGTCCCAGATCCGCTCGGTCGTGAGCGTCGCCGCCATCGGCAGGTAGCCCGCCGCGAGCCCCTTGGCCAGGCAGAGAAAGTCGGGCGCGACCTGCTCCTGCTCGGAGGCGAAGAGCGTGCCCGTGCGGCCGAAGCCGGTCGCGACCTCGTCGAGGATCAGGAGCACGCCGTGCCGGGCGGTGATCTCGCGGACGCCGCGCAGGAAGCCGGGTGGATGGACGTAGATCCCGGCGGCCATCTGCACGAGCGGCTCCATGACGAGGGCCGCGACCGTGCCCCGATGCTCGTCGAGGAGGCGCTCGAGCGCGGCGAGCGATTCGTCGAGCGTCGGCGCCGGCCGGCCCGTCGCCGGGCAGGGCCCGCCGGGTGACGGCAGCCGGATCGCCGCGAACGTCAGCGGGGCGAAGAGCGACGTGAACCGGTCCACGCCCCCCACGCCGATGGCGCCGAGCGTGTCGCCGTGATACGCCTCGCCGATGGCGACGAACCGGGTCCGGTCCGGCTCCGGCCGCGGCGCCTGCCGCCAGTATTGGAAGGCGATCTTCAGGGCCGCCTCGACCGCGCTCGATCCGTCCCCCGAAAAAAACACCTTCTCCAGGCCGGGGGGCGCGACCGCGACGAGCCGGCGGGCGAACTCGACCGTCGTCGGGTTCGAGAGCCCGAGGTTTGTCGTGTGGGCCACCTTCGCCGCCTGGGCGACGAGCGCGGCGTCGAGCCGCGGGTGGCGATGGCCGTGGACGTTGCACCACATGCTCGCCGAGCCGTCGAGGTAGCGGTTGCCGGCCGTGTCCACGAGCCACGCCCCCTGCCCCGACCCGATGAGCAGCGGCTCGTACTCCTGCATCTGCGTGAACGCGTGCCAGACGTGCTGCCGATCCCAGTCGGCGAGCAAGTCGGCGGCCGGGGACGTTCCAGTGGCCGACAGACGCGGGTCCGCGGCCGACAGGCTCGGGTTGGCGCAGGAAATCCGGCTGCCGGGTGCGGAAGGGCTCATGCCGAGAGTGTAGCGGCTCGGGCGGGGATCACTCGCGGGCGGCCAGCACCTCGTCGAGCTGCTTCTCAACGCCGAGCGGGCCGGCCCAGCGGCGCAGGTAGCGCTCGTCGAGCTCGCCCTGCGTGAACAGAATGTCCTGGATGTCGATCAGGTCGCGAGGCCGCGCCGCGATCAACTTGAAGAGAATCAGGTCCTCGGCGGAGACGAGTTTGACGGACCGCCCCTCGATGTCCGCCGCGACGTGCCGCTCGATGACCTCCCGCTGGAAGTCGGTCTCGGCGATGAAGATGTCCGCATCGACGGCCCGGCCGTCCAAAAACAGCCTGACTTTCACCAGCGGCATGCCACCGACGCTGTCGACCCAGCCGCGAGAGTATTGCTCGGGCACGCTGTAGCCACGATCGGTGATCGCCGCGAACATCGCCCCCAGCCGGTCACGGGGAACGGCGAGGGTGAAGTCGACGTCGTAGGTAGGGCGCGGAATGCCATGCGCCCGGACGGCGATGCCGCCCATGATCGCGTAGGACAGTCCGAGCCGGTCGAATACATCGACGAGATCGTGAATGACGGTGGTCAGGTCGGACATGTTCCGTTCGCGACAAGGGGCTTCAGTCGCCGCAACGCCGCGAGCAGACGCTCATTGCGCAGGTCGTTCTCCCGCTGCAGGAGAGCGAACCGCCGCTCGACGACGTCGGGCGTGCCGGCCAGCAGATAGGGCGTGTTCTCCCGGATCATCTCGAACGTGAGCGCGAGCCGCTCGCCGGGCGTCATCCGTCGATACGCGTCGAGGGTCTCCTTGCTGAGCATGACCCCAGTCTACACCGCGGCCCGGCGCCGGATCAGCCCGGCCCGCGGTCCATGATCAGGACGCGGCTGCCGAGGCGGGCGCTGAGCTGCGTGTCGGCCCGGCCCGCGACGATCGCCGCCTCGATGAAGCCCTGTGATCCGACCAGCGCCACCGGCGTGCCGGCGGGCGCGTCGCCGTAGGTGCGGACGAGCGCGGGCACGTCCCGGTCGCCGACGCGCAGCCGGCCGGCGGCGACGACCCGCGGCCAGAGTTGGGCGGGCAGGTTCGTGACGAGGTTGCCGAACGCATCGACGTGGAGCACCTCGCCGGCGAGTCCCGCAGCGGTCTCGTGCGGCTCCGGCCAGGCGAGCCGCGCGAGGTCCGCGACCAGGGGCCCGAGCGTCTCCGGCGGCGCGCCGTTGAGGAGCCGCACGGCGGCGGGCGCGAGCACGTCGCGGCCGTGGAACGTGGCCGCGGCACCAGCCGGGACGGCGATCGCACGGGCCGCGTCGAGCGGGGCGCGGGAGAGCGCCCAGGAGAGCAGGCCGTTGTCCGGGGCGAGAAACTGCCGGCCGCCGATGTCGGCCCACACGAGCCGCCGGGATGTCCCGACGCCGGGATCGACGACGCAGAGGTGCAGCGTGCCGGGCGGAAATGCCGGGCAGGCCTGGCCGACGAGCCAGGCCGCGGCGCGGACGTCGTGGGCCGGCAGGTCGTGGGCGATGTCGACGAGCGTGAACGGTTCGCGGGCGTGGAGCAGGCTGGCCTTCAGCTCGGCGACATAGCCGGAGCCGGTGCCGAAGTCGGTGGTCAGCGTGACGATCCGGTGCATGACGGGCAGCCTACCCCGGCCGGCCAGAACGGGGAAAACACCGGTTCCAGGTCCGGAAAAATGCTCTCGTCCGTCCCGGCCCGTGCCGTTATTCTCTCCGCCCCCGCAGGCGAGAGGGAGACGAACCATGAGCTTCGTGAATCGACCCGGCCGGCGCACGATCCTGCTGCGCGGGCTTGCGGCATCACCCCTCGCCATCCTCGCGGCCGGCTGTCGCGGCATGCAGTTCGCCCGCGTCATGCGGCCCGGCGAGAGTGCCATGATCGGCAGCCACCAGGCAGGCCAGGAAACCTTCACGCCGCTGGTGAACGACGCGGTCGCGAAGCTCCTCGCCCGGCACGTCGAGACGGCCGTGCAGCAGGTGTCGTATGCGCCGGGTACCGAACCGCTGCCCCAGCCGGCCCGACGGATCTGCTTCGTGGGGGTCGAAAACAAGAGTGCCGAGGAGATCGGCGATTTCAAGGAGCAGATCTACCAGTCGATCGACGGGCGGATCCTCGAATCGAACGTCTTCCAGTCGGTCAATCGTCGTTTCGTCGATGCCGGTCTCAGGGACACCCGCCTGCGGCCCGACCAGTTGCTCGTGCCCGAGCACATGCGGGCGTTCACCGCTCACATGGAACAGCAGGGTCAGCCGATCGACTACCTGCTCTACGCCACGATCACCTCGGGAACCACGCGGGAGAACCGCGACTACCAGCGCGACTACGTGCTCACGCTGGAACTGGTCGAGGTCGGAACCGGCACCTACGACAAACAGTCGGCCGAGTTGAGCAAGGGCTATCATCACAGCCGCCTGAGCCGTTGGCGGGCCACCGCTCCGCTGACGCCATGATCCGTCCGCGGGCAGGCGGTTTTGGCGTGTGGGCGTCCGTTCTGTCGCCACGAGTTCGCCGGGGAGCCGGGGGCGACGAATGGTCGAGGACCAGTCGGCGTCTCGTCGCCACCGTGACGCGCTGCCCGCCGTTCGGGCGGTGGCGTGCCAGCCTGGTCATCCTCGCCGCGGTCGTCTCCCTGCCCGGCTGCGCGACCCACATGATCCGCCTGCAGCCGGTGCGGGCCGCGTTCCAGAGGGGCGACATCGCCGAGGCCGACCGGCTGCTTGCCGACAAACTCGAACGCCGCTCGGCCGACGAGGACCTGCTGCTCCTCGACCGGGCCATGGTGACGCTCGCGGCGGGCCGGCCGGCCGATGCCGAGCGGACGCTGCGCCGGGTCCGCGA
Protein-coding sequences here:
- a CDS encoding futalosine hydrolase: MSHDTKTLILVPTELERSRLRADLGPSCLAADRLELCGFGPVAAAARTATLLARDRPARVLLVGIAGAIDAGIPLGAARRFAAVACHGVGAGTAADFAPAGALGWPHWPGDDGSPPIGDSIPLDAPGDAGDAGLLLLTVCAASGSAADVAERRRLFPAAVAEDMEGFGVALACRLHGVPCAIIRGISNVAGDRDTSRWATAEALAVAAALAHAFLAEA
- the vapC37 gene encoding ribonuclease VapC37, whose translation is MIIPDANLIIYAHNQADPEHAAARAWWKGLLAGDADVGIPVVVILAFLRLTTSTRILAHPLSVDDSCRRVERWFTARPVRLISPGEGHLASLLQCLRSVGVGGALTTDAHIAALAIEYRAEVHTSDLDFGRFPGVRWRNPLAV
- the gcvP1 gene encoding glycine dehydrogenase (decarboxylating) 1, with product MSDLLTARRAESPSAAADRPAPAPRVDHAGPSEFEARHIGLSAADERQMLDVVGAASLPALIAEIVPESIARHDRMDLPAAATEAAALEELKGIAARNRLLKSFIGQGYHGTHTPGVILRNILENPAWYTAYTPYQAEISQGRMEALVNFQTMVCDLTGMPIANASMLDEATAAAEAMTLARRSAAAKSPVFLADRRCHPQTLEVLATRARPLGIELVVGDVAALVESHDCFGALVQYPATDGGLDDQRGLAEKVHARQALLCVAADPLALVLLAPPGEWGADIVVGSTQRFGMPMGCGGPHAAYLACRDELKRSLPGRLVGVSIDAHGGPAYRLALQTREQHIRREKATSNICTAQVLPAVVASMYAVYHGPAGLTRIAERVSRLTATLAAGLGRLGVRLRHAQAFDTLCLDTGDQTTALAARARDLGMNLRVLDAGTLAIALDETTTADDVARLMRVFAPAGQPLPDRAAVEREAAPLIPAALRRSSEFLIHPVFHTHHSETAMLRYIRSLSDRDLALDRSMIPLGSCTMKLNATSEMIPITWPEFAHVHPFAPADQRQGYAELETLLRRWLTAATGYAGISLQPNAGSQGEYAGLLAIQAWQRSRGQGQRDVCIIPASAHGTNPASAQMVGMQVVVTGCDAQGNVDLAELGEKCRQHADRLAAVMITYPSTHGVFETSIRALCDIVHRHGGRVYVDGANMNALVGLAAPGRFGGDVSHLNLHKTFCIPHGGGGPGVGPVCVVEDLVPFLPGHVAGGLPPSDVGAVSAAPLGNAAVLPISWMYCRMMGAEGLVHATEAAILAANYVSVRLRGHFPTLYAGAGGRVAHECILDLRPLKETSGVTAEDVAKRLIDYGFHAPTLSFPVPGTLMVEPTESEPLAELDRFVEAMVAIRAEIARIEAGEWPQDDNPLKHAPHTAATVAGNEWPHPYPRETAAFPVAALRRSKYWPPVGRVDNVHGDRNLFCSCVPLAAWEQPVAAPRPR
- the bioA gene encoding adenosylmethionine-8-amino-7-oxononanoate aminotransferase; its protein translation is MSPSAPGSRISCANPSLSAADPRLSATGTSPAADLLADWDRQHVWHAFTQMQEYEPLLIGSGQGAWLVDTAGNRYLDGSASMWCNVHGHRHPRLDAALVAQAAKVAHTTNLGLSNPTTVEFARRLVAVAPPGLEKVFFSGDGSSAVEAALKIAFQYWRQAPRPEPDRTRFVAIGEAYHGDTLGAIGVGGVDRFTSLFAPLTFAAIRLPSPGGPCPATGRPAPTLDESLAALERLLDEHRGTVAALVMEPLVQMAAGIYVHPPGFLRGVREITARHGVLLILDEVATGFGRTGTLFASEQEQVAPDFLCLAKGLAAGYLPMAATLTTERIWDAFLGPHGDRRTFFHGHTYGGNPLAAAVGLASLDVFREDRVLELLPPKIARLREHAARLGRLDHVGAVRQCGFVVGLDLVADKTSGRPYAWQERRGTRACLAARQHGALFRQLGDVVVIMPPLCVSLEEIDRLAAAAEAGIRAATAGT
- the mqnD gene encoding 1,4-dihydroxy-6-naphtoate synthase translates to MGRTIRLGISTCPNDTFAFHGLLTGAVDRRGLDFDVRLLDIEQLNEGLFRGEFDVAKASFHAVLHVAADHVVLPSGSALGFGVGPLLLAARPGTVPTGPDQLTLCPGRHTTAALLSAVFHPGTARVEHVVFSDIMPALVAGRADFGVCIHEGRFTWQRHGLSLVEDLGTRWEAETKCPLPLGGIVASRRLDAGTIAAVQGVIHDSLRLARADPAAALPTMRAHAREQEDDVIMRHVDLYVNEWTVDLGATGRRALDEFSKRAAAVGLGSNGRLEVFAG